From the genome of Haloplanus sp. XH21, one region includes:
- a CDS encoding group I truncated hemoglobin, giving the protein MSSADSLYTKIGGREAVEAVVSDFYDRVFEDPNLKPYFEGTDKDALYAHQVQFISAVTGGPVSYDGDDMQQAHEGMGITEEDFDRVATYLAEALEANGVAEDNAEAILGQVASLKPEVVEQ; this is encoded by the coding sequence ATGTCGTCAGCTGACTCGCTGTATACCAAAATTGGCGGCCGTGAGGCCGTCGAAGCAGTCGTGTCGGACTTCTATGACCGTGTCTTCGAGGATCCGAATCTCAAACCGTATTTCGAGGGGACCGACAAAGATGCACTGTACGCCCACCAGGTGCAATTCATCAGTGCTGTTACGGGTGGTCCCGTGTCATACGATGGGGATGATATGCAGCAAGCACACGAAGGGATGGGAATCACAGAGGAAGACTTCGACCGCGTCGCGACTTATCTCGCAGAGGCGCTCGAAGCGAACGGAGTCGCCGAAGACAACGCTGAGGCCATCTTGGGGCAGGTAGCAAGCCTCAAACCAGAAGTCGTCGAACAGTAG
- a CDS encoding GAF domain-containing sensor histidine kinase, whose product MYDFVVGCLSRTAGQWSVTTVGFTLLLLTLVQILPDTAALFVNFPEIFLPFVVSLGLTVGGIWLAKTQTAGRSLQIAWWMVGSSVVGIAVTRWFLYIIPVERMPADELVVLTLNSGALCIAAGAILGYHVTALEKREQPPTEHTSRITELHDIATEIVDAETQEIVYQRAADGAAELFAADVARVAVPEGERLVLAASSSDKSIDDWGPVSTVFRSADRSFRSNTVNRVEDPVAVQTATTSTIEDGASKSEANLPSRTLLSIPLAEYGVIQLFASEPRAFSEQDEEVAELFATYVISALQQLSAKAIIRQERDHLEEFTSVLSHDLRNPLNVAQGHLELAETMGEDEHLRAVESALERMEQLIEELLTLAREGDTISEIEPVALGTIATQAWDNVMTDPGLLKIDSSVQLKADRSRLIQVFENLYRNAIECAGENVTIRVGTFENGFYIEDSGPGIPEDRRSDIFEIGYTTCEDGTGFGLAIAKRIIEAHGWEIDVTTGTDGGARFEISGL is encoded by the coding sequence TTGTACGACTTTGTCGTGGGGTGCCTGTCTCGGACAGCGGGCCAGTGGTCGGTCACTACCGTTGGGTTTACCCTTCTACTGCTCACACTAGTTCAAATCCTCCCCGATACTGCGGCGCTATTCGTCAACTTCCCTGAAATATTCCTTCCGTTTGTCGTCAGCCTCGGACTTACCGTGGGTGGTATTTGGCTCGCTAAAACACAGACTGCCGGCCGCAGTCTGCAGATTGCCTGGTGGATGGTCGGTAGTAGCGTCGTCGGTATCGCCGTCACTCGTTGGTTTTTGTATATAATCCCGGTTGAACGGATGCCAGCGGACGAATTAGTTGTTCTCACTCTCAACAGTGGTGCGCTCTGTATTGCCGCGGGGGCAATTCTCGGCTACCATGTGACAGCGCTCGAAAAACGAGAACAGCCACCTACTGAGCATACGTCAAGAATAACGGAACTACACGATATCGCAACCGAGATCGTTGATGCAGAAACACAGGAAATAGTCTATCAGCGAGCGGCTGACGGGGCAGCCGAGTTGTTTGCTGCAGATGTGGCACGGGTAGCGGTACCAGAGGGTGAGCGACTGGTCTTGGCCGCCAGTTCGAGCGACAAATCGATAGACGATTGGGGACCTGTATCGACTGTCTTCCGATCCGCCGATCGGAGCTTCCGCTCGAATACCGTAAATCGGGTTGAGGATCCTGTGGCTGTACAGACAGCGACCACATCAACGATAGAAGATGGAGCCTCCAAATCAGAGGCGAATCTCCCGTCACGGACACTGCTGAGCATTCCCCTCGCAGAATACGGTGTCATCCAACTCTTCGCATCTGAACCACGTGCGTTCTCGGAACAAGATGAGGAGGTGGCCGAGCTGTTCGCGACATACGTTATCTCAGCCTTGCAGCAGCTGTCTGCGAAGGCAATCATCCGCCAAGAGCGGGATCACCTCGAAGAGTTCACTAGTGTCCTATCACACGATCTACGCAATCCATTGAACGTCGCTCAAGGCCACCTAGAGTTGGCAGAGACGATGGGGGAGGATGAGCATCTCAGGGCGGTAGAGTCAGCTTTGGAGAGGATGGAACAGCTCATTGAGGAACTGTTGACGTTGGCCCGTGAAGGGGATACTATCAGTGAGATCGAACCAGTAGCGCTCGGTACGATTGCCACTCAAGCATGGGACAACGTGATGACTGACCCGGGGTTACTCAAGATCGATTCGAGTGTACAACTTAAGGCAGATCGCAGCCGTCTCATTCAGGTGTTTGAGAATCTGTACCGGAATGCAATCGAGTGTGCGGGAGAGAATGTGACGATTCGCGTTGGGACGTTCGAGAACGGCTTCTATATCGAAGACTCAGGCCCTGGCATCCCAGAAGACAGGCGTTCAGATATATTCGAAATTGGATACACGACTTGCGAAGACGGCACAGGATTCGGACTTGCAATTGCCAAACGTATCATCGAAGCCCACGGGTGGGAGATTGACGTGACAACCGGAACAGACGGCGGTGCACGCTTCGAAATTTCCGGACTATAG
- a CDS encoding TRAM domain-containing protein, with translation MARIGPGYVVFVEETQPGDHVKIRVTEARDNFAFAEVVDRV, from the coding sequence TTGGCTCGGATTGGCCCAGGATACGTGGTTTTCGTCGAAGAAACACAGCCAGGTGATCACGTGAAAATCAGAGTTACCGAAGCACGAGATAACTTCGCGTTCGCAGAGGTCGTCGATAGGGTATAA